A portion of the Brevundimonas pondensis genome contains these proteins:
- the virB11 gene encoding P-type DNA transfer ATPase VirB11, producing the protein MEDTAVLDHYLAPLRPFLEPDTVTEVVVNRPGEVGVEQAGQWRWREVPELTEAWLHTLAVAAAAFTRQDVDAEHPICSTVLPGNERCQIVLPPAVPSGMISLTIRKPSTRRMGLEDFEAAGLFSAAAFMTGDEVDPTDAALTVLRQARDWPGFFRLAVESRRNILISGATGSGKTTFAKGLVELIPAHERLLTIEDTRELVVPHRNAVHLLYAKDGQGLARIGPKALLESALRMRPDRILLQELRDGTAFFFLRTVNSGHPGSITTVHADSAALAFEQLTLLVRESEGGRDLPREDIRSLLHLMVDVVVQMKKVDGRYMMTEVWHDPLRKRASGG; encoded by the coding sequence ATGGAGGACACCGCCGTCCTCGACCACTATCTCGCGCCGCTCCGACCCTTCCTGGAGCCGGACACGGTCACAGAGGTAGTGGTCAACCGCCCGGGAGAGGTCGGGGTCGAACAGGCTGGTCAATGGCGCTGGCGCGAAGTCCCCGAGCTGACCGAGGCCTGGCTGCACACCCTGGCCGTGGCGGCGGCGGCCTTCACCCGGCAGGACGTCGATGCCGAACACCCGATCTGTTCCACCGTCCTGCCGGGAAACGAGCGATGCCAGATCGTTCTTCCACCCGCCGTGCCCAGCGGCATGATCTCCCTGACCATCCGCAAGCCCTCAACCCGTCGCATGGGCCTTGAGGACTTCGAAGCCGCAGGCCTCTTCTCTGCGGCGGCCTTCATGACGGGCGACGAAGTCGACCCCACGGACGCCGCCCTGACTGTCCTGCGGCAAGCCCGGGACTGGCCAGGTTTCTTCCGGCTGGCGGTGGAAAGCCGGCGCAACATCCTCATCTCCGGCGCCACCGGCTCGGGAAAGACCACCTTCGCCAAGGGCCTGGTGGAGCTTATCCCTGCCCATGAGCGGTTGCTGACCATCGAGGACACGCGCGAACTGGTCGTCCCCCACCGTAACGCGGTCCACCTGCTCTACGCCAAGGATGGTCAGGGTCTGGCCAGGATCGGCCCCAAGGCCCTGCTGGAAAGCGCCCTGCGCATGCGGCCGGACCGGATCCTGTTGCAGGAGCTCCGCGACGGCACGGCCTTCTTCTTCCTGCGCACCGTCAACTCGGGTCACCCCGGATCGATCACCACCGTGCATGCGGACTCGGCCGCCCTGGCCTTCGAACAGCTCACCCTGCTGGTGCGCGAATCCGAAGGGGGCCGGGACCTGCCCCGCGAGGACATCCGCAGCCTACTGCACCTGATGGTCGATGTCGTGGTCCAGATGAAGAAGGTCGACGGCCGCTACATGATGACGGAGGTCTGGCATGACCCGCTTCGAAAGCGCGCCTCCGGCGGCTAG
- the virB10 gene encoding type IV secretion system protein VirB10 codes for MKAEPPPPHATPDHSEGPTTGQDRGVSPIAGRLGGRQGRMITLAALAAGCGVFLFATWDRGDARDRKSTTADEPARQGAPFEPARRPEPALLAHAADDPNAPLLSEDGPPAPAIERSRETSPAAPSGVSSADQRRALAESAQRAPLLAYSRSGRASPGAGVDHATPRPVDVAQSPTSLEALRRLSPIGQTQAGHLPDRNLLIVAGTSLPCVLQTAIDSSTPGYVSCLVSRDVYSDNGAVVLMERGTRVLGEYRGGLEAGRRRLFVLWTRAVTPTGVAVALASPATDALGRSGFDGEIDTRFWDRFGGALLLSIVDDGVYAAAGGGRDFQASARVPSDAAAVALQNSVGIPPTLRKAQGADVSIFVAQDLNFAGVYRLRPR; via the coding sequence ATGAAGGCCGAGCCGCCGCCCCCGCACGCGACGCCGGACCATTCCGAGGGGCCGACAACCGGCCAGGACCGGGGCGTGTCCCCTATCGCCGGACGTCTGGGCGGACGCCAGGGCCGGATGATCACCCTGGCCGCACTGGCCGCTGGCTGCGGCGTCTTCCTCTTCGCGACCTGGGACCGGGGCGACGCCCGGGATCGGAAATCCACGACCGCCGACGAACCGGCACGCCAGGGCGCGCCCTTCGAGCCGGCCCGCCGTCCCGAGCCGGCCCTTCTTGCCCACGCAGCGGATGATCCGAACGCGCCGCTCCTGAGCGAAGATGGACCTCCGGCGCCGGCGATCGAACGGTCCCGGGAGACGAGCCCCGCCGCACCCTCGGGCGTCTCGTCGGCTGATCAGAGACGCGCCCTGGCCGAGAGCGCGCAGCGTGCGCCCTTGCTAGCCTATAGCCGCTCCGGCCGAGCCTCGCCCGGCGCCGGCGTCGATCACGCGACGCCGCGGCCCGTCGACGTCGCTCAAAGTCCGACCTCCCTGGAGGCGCTCCGCCGCCTCAGCCCCATTGGCCAGACCCAGGCCGGCCATCTCCCGGATCGCAACCTCCTGATCGTCGCCGGGACCAGCCTGCCCTGCGTCCTGCAGACCGCCATAGACAGTTCCACGCCGGGCTATGTCAGCTGCCTGGTGTCCCGCGACGTCTATTCCGACAATGGCGCCGTGGTGCTGATGGAGCGCGGGACGCGGGTCCTGGGCGAATATCGCGGCGGGCTCGAAGCCGGACGTCGGCGGCTTTTCGTTCTCTGGACGCGGGCCGTCACCCCGACGGGCGTGGCGGTGGCCCTCGCCTCGCCCGCGACCGACGCCCTGGGCCGCTCGGGCTTCGACGGCGAGATCGACACCCGTTTCTGGGACCGTTTCGGCGGCGCGCTCCTGCTGTCGATCGTCGACGACGGGGTCTATGCGGCGGCAGGCGGCGGGCGAGACTTCCAGGCCTCGGCGCGCGTCCCGTCGGACGCCGCCGCCGTCGCCCTGCAGAACTCGGTCGGCATTCCGCCGACCCTGCGCAAGGCGCAGGGCGCTGACGTCTCCATCTTCGTCGCCCAGGACCTGAACTTCGCGGGCGTCTATCGCCTTCGGCCACGCTGA
- a CDS encoding TrbG/VirB9 family P-type conjugative transfer protein, with translation MKALALSISLGVLALAGPTLGQETPDARMREIVYAPGEVYRVAGAFRTATQIVFSPEETIRHAAIGDSVAWEVAAEGSVLFLKPRERHQGTNLLVVTDRAGQARHYAFELIARDPGARTSIAYQIRFLYPDDDQARAAAGLARAADLAEERLVSLELQQGALQGPRNLAYSVQGDSRLQPSEVSDNGRFTVLRFPGAQSIPAIFEVGEDGGERLIPYDVRGQFVVIHGTARGLRLRRGDSVLCIFNDAWNLRGVATPGGTASPTVERELTGDRP, from the coding sequence ATGAAAGCCCTCGCCCTCTCCATCAGCCTCGGCGTCCTGGCCCTCGCCGGCCCGACGCTTGGCCAGGAAACGCCCGACGCCCGGATGCGCGAGATCGTCTATGCGCCCGGCGAGGTCTATCGCGTGGCCGGGGCCTTCCGCACCGCGACCCAGATCGTCTTTTCACCCGAGGAGACGATCCGGCACGCCGCCATCGGCGACAGCGTCGCCTGGGAGGTCGCCGCCGAGGGCTCGGTCCTCTTCCTCAAGCCGCGCGAGCGCCACCAGGGCACCAATCTCCTCGTGGTCACGGATCGGGCGGGCCAGGCCCGTCACTACGCCTTCGAACTGATCGCACGGGATCCGGGAGCCCGCACATCAATCGCCTATCAGATCCGCTTCCTCTATCCCGACGACGATCAGGCCCGCGCCGCAGCCGGCCTCGCCCGGGCCGCCGACCTGGCGGAGGAACGCCTCGTCAGCCTGGAGCTGCAGCAGGGCGCGCTCCAGGGGCCGCGCAATCTCGCCTATTCAGTCCAGGGCGACAGCCGGCTTCAGCCCAGCGAGGTAAGCGACAACGGTCGCTTCACCGTCCTGCGCTTCCCCGGCGCCCAGTCCATCCCGGCCATTTTCGAGGTCGGCGAGGACGGCGGCGAGCGGCTCATACCCTATGACGTCCGCGGCCAGTTCGTGGTCATTCATGGGACGGCCCGCGGCCTGCGCCTGCGTCGCGGCGACTCGGTGCTCTGCATTTTCAACGACGCCTGGAACCTCCGCGGCGTGGCCACGCCCGGCGGCACGGCCTCCCCGACCGTCGAGCGCGAACTGACGGGAGACCGGCCATGA
- a CDS encoding virB8 family protein codes for MTGVPSDELKRYFAQARRWDQDRLSSALRSRRFAWIAAGATTLLAVASSLAVIALTPLKTSEPFVIRVDQSTGAVDVIRGLSADQGPAHYDEAVSKYFLAQYVRAREGYLDPAAEDAFRMVSILSAPGEQTRWSDLYRGSNPQSPQNLYGPDGEAAVAIRAIGFINDDVANVRFRRTVRHARQVVESDWIATIAFTWTRAPMTEADRLRNPLGFQVISYRADPEVIR; via the coding sequence GAGTTGAAGCGCTACTTCGCCCAGGCCCGGCGCTGGGATCAGGACCGCCTGTCGTCCGCCCTGCGCTCGCGGCGCTTCGCCTGGATCGCGGCCGGCGCGACCACGCTTCTCGCCGTCGCCTCGAGCCTGGCCGTGATCGCCCTGACGCCGCTGAAGACCAGCGAGCCCTTCGTCATCCGCGTCGATCAGTCGACCGGGGCGGTGGACGTAATCAGGGGCCTCTCGGCCGACCAGGGACCGGCGCATTACGACGAGGCCGTCAGCAAATACTTCCTCGCCCAATATGTCCGCGCCCGGGAAGGCTACCTCGACCCCGCCGCCGAGGACGCCTTCCGCATGGTGTCCATCCTCTCCGCGCCCGGTGAACAGACGCGCTGGTCCGACCTCTACCGGGGCTCCAACCCGCAGAGCCCGCAGAACCTCTACGGCCCCGACGGCGAGGCCGCGGTCGCCATCCGCGCCATCGGCTTCATCAATGACGACGTCGCCAATGTCCGCTTCCGCCGCACGGTCCGCCACGCCCGACAGGTCGTCGAGAGCGACTGGATCGCCACCATAGCCTTCACCTGGACCCGGGCGCCGATGACGGAGGCGGACCGGCTGCGCAATCCCCTGGGGTTCCAGGTCATCTCCTATCGCGCCGATCCGGAGGTCATCCGATGA